The following proteins come from a genomic window of Pieris napi chromosome 15, ilPieNapi1.2, whole genome shotgun sequence:
- the LOC125056957 gene encoding uncharacterized protein LOC125056957, which translates to MADDENKNIQFVLEVEKHPCLYNTTLSSYSRKNDTDKAWAEIGKIINMTGAACKEKWRNMRVVFMRHLKPLRSGSGIKKKKPYYLLDYMHFLAPYVKPVIPHEAGNLPSTSSRENTTTDVSNDVPTEFEQYTERSNVNEPSAPTTHYDSAHHSSNPKRKKSSLHETDKHFINYLKQKSTRINESQTSTDSVMSFLNSLAPELREMNLQQFKLFKRRVLNLIDDILNPTPPTPESAATSKSNTLNNETSYQTKYTPISQYGSPSYAQPVPTPNPLDFSGVSTQTPSTSTSEYNLVKQEGNQFNFH; encoded by the exons ATGGCTGAcgacgaaaataaaaacattcaatTCGTATTGGAAGTTGAGAAGCATCCTTGCTTGTACAATACAACACTTTCAAGCTACTCTCGCAAGAATGATACTGATAAAGCATGGGCTGAAAttggaaaaataatcaatatgaCAG GTGCCGCATGCAAAGAAAAATGGCGAAATATGCGTGTTGTTTTTATGAGACACTTGAAACCTTTGCGAAGTGGTTCTGgaataaaaaagaagaaacCATACTATTTACTCGATTACATGCATTTTTTAGCACCATATGTAAAACCGGTGATTCCGCACGAGGCAGGGAACTTGCCATCTACTAGTTCAAGAGAGAATACGACAACTGATGTGTCAAACGATGTGCCTACCGAGTTCGAGCAATATACTGAGCGCAGTAATGTAAACGAGCCTAGCGCTCCTACTACTCATTATGATTCCGCTCATCATTCTTCAAACCCAAAGCGAAAGAAATCTTCATTGCACGAGACTGATAAgcatttcattaattatttaaaacagaaATCTACTCGCATAAATGAATCTCAGACGTCCACGGACTCTGTTATGTCGTTTTTAAATAGTCTCGCACCTGAATTAAGAGAAATGAATCTGCAACAATTCAAATTATTCAAGAGACGTGTACTAAACCTTATTGATGACATATTGAATCCAACTCCTCCTACGCCTGAAAGTGCAGCAACGAGTAAatcaaatacattaaataacgAAACGTcctatcaaacaaaatatactcCGATATCGCAGTATGGTAGTCCTTCATATGCGCAGCCAGTACCAACACCTAATCCTCTGGACTTCAGCGGAGTATCTACACAAACACCATCAACTTCTACATCAGAATACAATCTTGTAAAGCAAGAAGGAAaccaatttaattttcattaa
- the LOC125056968 gene encoding peptide methionine sulfoxide reductase has translation MLKLLRHFCNMKPPTNAALLHDVNIPTKKATFGMGCFWSNDSLFGVTPGVIRTRVGYSGGTTKNPHYRNLGDHTEVIELDYDPKTITYEDLLKMFWANHEYGLTKKLKRQYQSLILYHEEKQQVAAESSYKVMQNQCNGQLRTEIAPAGPFYPAEDYHQKYRLQGHKDLCRSLGLDSKKLQTSHVAARLNGYLVGIGGKTQFEQDIIRLGLNEKQAEYVRREFERNEGGGLAC, from the exons atgttgaaGTTATTACGACATTTCTGCAATATGAAGCCACCGACTAAT gcCGCTCTCCTGCACGATGTTAACATTCCAACCAAGAAAGCTACTTTTGGAATGGGTTGTTTCTGGTCAAATGACTCCCTTTTTGGAGTCACACCAGGCGTAATCCGTACCAGAGTCGGCTACTCCGGTGGTACCACGAAAAATCCTCATTACAGAAACTT AGGTGATCACACAGAAGTTATAGAACTGGATTACGACCCAAAGACCATCACTTATGAAGATCTGCTTAAGATGTTTTGGGCGAACCATGAATATGGACTTACCAAAAAATTGAAGAGACAG TACCAATCCCTAATATTATACCACGAGGAGAAACAGCAAGTCGCGGCGGAGTCCTCATACAAAGTTATGCAAAATCAGTGCAACGGGCAGCTTCGAACAGAGATTGCACCAGCGGGTCCCTTCTACCCAGCTGAAGA ttaCCACCAGAAATACCGATTGCAAGGTCACAAAGATTTGTGTCGCAGCCTTGGTCTGGATTCTAAGAAACTACAAACGTCACACGTAGCGGCCAGACTGAACGGCTATTTGGTGGGAATTGGCGGGAAAACGCAATTTGAACAAGACATAATCCGATTGGGTTTGAACGAGAAACAAGCGGAATATGTGCGACGAGAGTTCGAGAGAAACGAAGGAGGCGGTCTAGCTTGTTAA